The following proteins are co-located in the Chlamydiota bacterium genome:
- a CDS encoding glycosyltransferase family 4 protein codes for MPLLFSVFPKREKNTGLVFAMTGAEGLSGGIAKANLNVLHALVKFCKAQGLRFVVLSLLEKECHRPLFLKEEVVFKSFDGNKWAFTKSLLSTISCNSVICFDHVGLALPLLPLAFTGLIKTVIFAHGSESWKRLRMMNSWSFRCASMVFTNSDYTLAKMRQRIARFKGRACPLGLSPDFPMNEVIPHPSGDSISLEAVDGKIYPMGQKFLLLVGRMITPRKGSEEGQKGHRFLMNILPRLLEEFSDVKLVFPGTGDDVAHLKQLARSKNVASSVFFPGQVSLEMLGKFYQHCYAYVMPSLQEGFGLAYLEAMNYGKACVGCFDQGAEDIIIHGKTGFLIKNPNDSNELLESLRHLLKDSNLADTFGKNGFKRLHENFTTGHYQNRIKEALDLVWENMFH; via the coding sequence GTGCCACTTCTGTTTTCCGTCTTTCCCAAGAGAGAAAAAAATACAGGCTTGGTTTTTGCGATGACAGGTGCCGAGGGTTTATCTGGAGGTATCGCAAAAGCAAATCTCAATGTATTGCACGCCTTGGTTAAATTCTGTAAAGCTCAAGGACTTCGATTTGTGGTATTGAGTCTTTTAGAAAAAGAGTGTCACCGTCCTCTTTTTTTAAAAGAAGAGGTTGTGTTTAAATCTTTTGATGGAAATAAGTGGGCATTTACGAAAAGCCTGCTTTCGACAATCTCTTGCAACTCTGTCATTTGCTTTGATCATGTAGGTTTAGCTCTTCCTTTGTTGCCTCTGGCGTTTACCGGTTTAATTAAAACTGTCATTTTTGCTCATGGTTCTGAAAGTTGGAAGCGGCTGAGAATGATGAACTCTTGGTCTTTTCGCTGTGCTTCAATGGTTTTTACAAACTCTGATTATACCCTTGCTAAAATGCGGCAAAGAATTGCTCGGTTTAAAGGAAGAGCCTGTCCTTTGGGTCTTTCTCCTGATTTTCCCATGAATGAAGTGATTCCTCATCCGTCGGGCGATTCTATCTCTCTAGAGGCTGTAGATGGAAAGATTTACCCTATGGGTCAAAAATTTCTTTTACTGGTGGGACGTATGATCACACCTCGAAAAGGATCCGAAGAGGGGCAGAAGGGGCATCGCTTCTTAATGAACATTCTTCCAAGGCTCCTCGAAGAATTTTCAGATGTGAAACTTGTCTTTCCTGGGACAGGTGATGATGTGGCACATTTAAAACAACTTGCAAGGTCAAAAAACGTTGCTTCATCCGTTTTTTTTCCAGGACAAGTTTCACTAGAGATGTTGGGAAAATTTTATCAACATTGTTACGCTTATGTAATGCCAAGTCTTCAAGAGGGATTTGGATTGGCTTATCTGGAGGCGATGAATTATGGCAAGGCCTGTGTGGGCTGTTTTGATCAAGGAGCTGAGGACATTATTATTCATGGCAAGACGGGGTTTCTTATTAAGAATCCTAATGATTCTAATGAACTTTTAGAATCCTTAAGACATCTTTTAAAAGATAGCAATCTAGCTGATACTTTTGGGAAAAATGGCTTCAAGAGACTTCATGAGAATTTTACAACAGGACATTATCAAAATCGCATTAAAGAGGCTCTTGATCTTGTTTGGGAAAACATGTTTCACTAA